Proteins encoded by one window of Tunturibacter psychrotolerans:
- a CDS encoding STAS domain-containing protein yields MTLRIERLSGRRRTQIRLSGELRAEQLDQLKDEIERAGPRVALDLEEVHLVDIEAVRFLNACVAHGLAVLHGSPYIKEWMFRERGS; encoded by the coding sequence ATGACGCTAAGAATTGAACGGCTTTCTGGTAGACGCAGAACGCAAATCCGGCTGAGCGGTGAGCTTCGGGCTGAGCAACTCGATCAGTTGAAGGATGAGATCGAGCGTGCCGGACCACGAGTAGCTTTGGATTTGGAAGAGGTGCATCTCGTGGATATCGAAGCCGTTCGTTTTCTGAACGCCTGCGTGGCGCACGGCCTCGCGGTGCTGCACGGTTCGCCTTATATCAAGGAGTGGATGTTCCGGGAACGAGGGTCCTAA
- a CDS encoding TetR/AcrR family transcriptional regulator translates to MTSLLDAAGRIFGELGYHAATTNAIAAEAKVAPATLYQFFPNKEAIADALVIHYATDLAKEERAADVQELASAPLEEALREVTGVVIEFHRKHPAFATLHAEAPLSKDAAEQKRLLSQTFIDHLSEVLRAKSPKLDKQDACWSAKIVLTALIGFLPALEGRNTSVRSRTIDALNQMLVRYLEPVLRARLRPE, encoded by the coding sequence GTGACAAGTCTGCTCGATGCGGCGGGCCGCATCTTCGGAGAACTTGGGTACCACGCGGCAACCACGAACGCCATTGCTGCTGAAGCAAAGGTTGCCCCGGCTACGCTCTATCAGTTCTTTCCAAACAAGGAAGCCATCGCCGACGCGCTCGTGATCCACTACGCGACGGATCTGGCGAAAGAGGAGCGAGCTGCGGACGTGCAGGAACTTGCGTCAGCGCCTTTGGAAGAGGCCCTCCGGGAAGTCACCGGGGTCGTGATCGAGTTTCATCGGAAGCATCCTGCATTTGCGACTCTGCACGCAGAGGCTCCCCTTTCGAAGGACGCTGCCGAACAAAAACGCCTCCTCTCTCAAACTTTCATCGACCACCTCTCCGAGGTGCTGCGTGCGAAAAGCCCCAAACTCGACAAGCAGGACGCTTGCTGGAGCGCCAAAATTGTCCTGACCGCCTTGATAGGTTTCCTGCCTGCTTTGGAAGGCCGCAATACATCGGTTCGGTCACGAACAATCGACGCCTTGAATCAAATGCTGGTGCGCTACCTGGAGCCTGTGCTCAGGGCGCGCCTCCGTCCCGAGTAG
- a CDS encoding RNA polymerase sigma factor, with product MNLPISTNSGAFLSHTLKQMSDEWLVLAAKDGDVNAFVELRDRHSPRILSTAYRITRNWEDAEDALQDTFLKVFVHLNRFEGRSSFSTWVTKIVINTSLMILRKKRANKELSIDASGDDFISDDRRELPDCRETPERGYVRHERSELLRKAIRRLPPVLRGALELQQAQEYSIQEIGNSLGISSAAAKSRLLRAKVRLQTLLQNKT from the coding sequence ATGAACCTACCAATCTCCACAAATAGCGGCGCTTTCCTGAGCCACACTCTAAAACAGATGAGCGACGAATGGCTGGTCTTGGCGGCAAAAGACGGTGACGTCAATGCCTTCGTTGAACTCAGAGACCGTCACTCCCCTAGAATTTTGTCGACCGCATATCGAATTACCAGAAACTGGGAAGATGCGGAGGATGCTCTCCAAGATACCTTTCTCAAAGTTTTTGTCCATCTCAATAGGTTCGAAGGTAGATCCAGTTTTTCGACGTGGGTCACCAAAATCGTGATTAACACGTCGCTCATGATTTTGAGGAAAAAGCGCGCAAACAAGGAGCTTTCGATCGACGCTAGTGGCGATGACTTCATATCTGATGACAGGCGGGAACTGCCGGACTGCCGGGAAACTCCTGAGCGCGGCTATGTGCGACACGAAAGATCGGAACTGCTCAGGAAAGCAATTCGTCGGCTGCCTCCGGTTCTCCGAGGTGCTCTAGAGCTTCAACAGGCGCAGGAATACTCCATACAGGAGATAGGTAATTCTCTCGGAATTTCGTCGGCCGCCGCCAAATCGAGACTCCTGCGTGCGAAGGTTCGTTTGCAAACCCTGCTACAGAATAAAACCTGA
- a CDS encoding efflux RND transporter periplasmic adaptor subunit gives MCVATLAIPLAGCKSAADKKPSSPAAVEFAAVVPKPIHLSDEFNGRIASINSVDVRARVTGYVDNVAYREGDSVKRGDLLFVIDPRPYRDALDSAKASLEREKAAAAFANIQAKRAQTLNASNAISQEEYQNRDSDLSQSIARVHEAEAAVATAELNLSFTEVRSPVDGRTSRAQLTRGNLAQADQTVLTTVVSQDPVYVYFDCDEQSYLRFQERVHRGSGVSSANPVRVALANETGFPHVGRVDFLDNQVTPSTGTIRARVVLPNPDHLLAPGLYARVQLESSGAVQALLVDDRAILTDQDQKYVYVVGPGNVAQRKDVVTGSMADGLRLIRTGLSPGDKVIVSGLQQIYFPGAPVAPTEVAMGPVTASITPTPAQEAQK, from the coding sequence ATGTGCGTGGCGACTTTGGCAATCCCTCTTGCGGGATGTAAGTCAGCAGCAGACAAGAAACCATCTTCACCGGCGGCAGTAGAATTTGCGGCGGTTGTGCCCAAGCCAATTCATCTGTCTGACGAATTCAACGGCCGTATCGCATCCATCAATTCCGTAGATGTGCGGGCCAGGGTAACAGGCTACGTGGATAACGTTGCCTATCGAGAGGGAGACAGCGTAAAGCGCGGTGACCTGCTCTTCGTCATTGATCCGCGGCCTTACCGCGATGCTCTCGATAGTGCAAAGGCAAGCCTGGAACGAGAGAAGGCAGCGGCGGCATTCGCCAATATTCAGGCGAAAAGGGCGCAAACACTGAATGCTTCCAACGCGATTTCGCAGGAAGAATATCAGAATCGTGACTCTGATCTCTCTCAGAGCATTGCTCGCGTGCATGAAGCAGAAGCTGCCGTTGCAACGGCAGAGCTCAATCTGTCCTTTACGGAAGTACGATCACCGGTTGATGGACGAACCAGCCGAGCCCAGCTCACGCGCGGAAATCTTGCACAAGCCGATCAAACGGTGCTGACCACCGTCGTGTCACAAGATCCTGTCTATGTGTACTTCGATTGCGATGAGCAGAGTTATTTGCGCTTTCAGGAGAGAGTTCATCGCGGAAGCGGAGTGAGTTCGGCGAACCCCGTGCGTGTCGCTCTGGCGAATGAGACCGGCTTTCCCCATGTCGGCAGGGTTGATTTTCTCGACAACCAGGTCACTCCATCGACTGGAACAATTCGCGCCCGCGTCGTGCTCCCCAATCCTGATCACCTTCTCGCTCCTGGCCTCTACGCGCGCGTTCAGCTTGAAAGCTCCGGCGCCGTACAGGCGCTTCTGGTGGATGACAGAGCGATTCTTACCGATCAGGACCAGAAGTATGTGTACGTGGTCGGCCCAGGTAATGTGGCGCAGCGCAAAGATGTCGTAACTGGAAGCATGGCGGACGGTCTGCGCCTGATTCGAACCGGTCTTTCTCCAGGAGACAAAGTGATCGTCAGCGGATTGCAGCAAATCTACTTCCCCGGCGCCCCTGTCGCTCCCACAGAAGTCGCAATGGGACCGGTAACTGCCAGCATTACCCCCACTCCCGCTCAAGAAGCGCAGAAATAA
- a CDS encoding efflux RND transporter permease subunit: MDFSKFFIDRPIFAIVLSIIIFSLGLIAIPLLPSGEYPEVVPPSVVVRATYPGANPKEIAESVAEPLEEAINGVEGIMYMKSVAGSDGSLQVVVTFRPGVDPDTAAVRVQNRVSEALSRLPDEVRQFGVTTQKQSPTPLMYVSLYSPDNRYDSLYLRNYAVLHIKDELSRLPGIGDVQLIGSGDYAMRLWLNPNQLASRGLTAADVVNAVREQNVQVSAGQLGAEPSPKTTELLIPINVQGRLRSEKEFGDIVLKDGADGQIVHLSDVARVELGASDYTMDMYHDNKKGVAIGIFLTPGANALGVATSVYAQLHKLSAEFPAGMVYKPNWDPTVFVRESIRAVEHTLIEAVVLVVLVVILFLQTWRASIIPLVAVPVSVVGTFAFLYLLGYSINTLTLFGLVLAIGIVVDDAIVVVENVERNIHEGLSPRDAAHQAMKEVSGPIVAIALVLCAVFVPMAFLSGVTGQFYRQFAVTIAISTVISAINSLTLSPALAAKLLKGHDAPKDVLARGIERTFGWLFHPFNRFFERSSENYHGTVGRTLRHRGVVFAVYAVLLAATALLFIKVPGGFIPTQDKLYLFAGAKLPEGASHARTGAVSRRLIDVAHSVDGVDMVVDLSGFNGLQQINTPNNTVAYVILKPFDERRRSAAEINTELNAKFANIKDGYSYALMPPPIQGLGNGSGYSLYLEDRAGLGYGALQNALSAFQGAVAQTPGMTFPVSSYQANIPQLEVKVDRVKAKAQGVALSDLFDTLQTYLGSVYINDFNVFGRVYRVMAQADSTHRQRVEDIGNLRVRNARGEMVPIGSIVTVVPSYGPDPVMRYNGYPAADLIGDSDPKKLSSGQVVTKLTEIADKVLPRGIVLEWTDLSYQQVTQSHAAAVVFPLAVMLAFLVLAALYESWTLPLAVILIVPVCMCAALLGVWLTGGDNNVFVQVGLVVLMGLACKNAILIVEFARELEMQGKSIVEAALEACRMRLRPIVMTSIAFIAGSVPLLLGHGAGSEVRAATGITVFSGMLGVTLFGLFLTPVFYVALRTWTKKEFREEWEEVHEEKEESNA; encoded by the coding sequence ATGGATTTCTCAAAATTCTTTATCGACCGGCCGATCTTCGCAATCGTCCTGTCCATCATCATCTTTTCTCTCGGATTGATTGCCATTCCTCTCCTTCCATCCGGGGAATATCCCGAAGTGGTCCCTCCGAGCGTGGTCGTCCGTGCCACCTATCCCGGCGCCAATCCGAAAGAGATCGCCGAGTCGGTGGCGGAGCCGCTTGAAGAGGCGATCAACGGTGTGGAAGGCATTATGTACATGAAGTCTGTCGCCGGCTCCGATGGCAGTCTTCAGGTCGTGGTCACCTTCCGGCCTGGGGTCGATCCCGATACTGCGGCCGTACGTGTGCAAAACAGGGTCAGTGAGGCACTGTCTCGGTTACCTGATGAGGTGCGCCAGTTTGGCGTAACCACGCAGAAACAATCGCCCACGCCGCTCATGTACGTGAGCTTGTATTCTCCCGACAATCGTTACGACTCACTGTACCTGCGCAACTACGCGGTCCTGCATATCAAGGACGAGTTGTCGCGCCTACCCGGTATTGGTGATGTTCAGTTGATAGGTTCTGGCGATTATGCCATGCGTCTCTGGCTCAACCCGAACCAACTTGCCTCGCGCGGTCTTACCGCCGCCGACGTGGTCAACGCTGTACGTGAGCAGAACGTGCAAGTGTCAGCAGGACAGCTCGGCGCCGAGCCCTCGCCGAAGACCACCGAGCTTCTAATTCCGATCAACGTGCAAGGACGCCTCCGCAGCGAAAAGGAGTTTGGCGACATCGTGCTCAAAGATGGTGCGGACGGCCAAATCGTACACCTCTCCGATGTTGCACGGGTGGAACTTGGCGCCAGCGACTACACCATGGATATGTACCACGACAACAAAAAGGGTGTGGCAATCGGGATATTTCTTACCCCCGGAGCCAATGCTTTAGGGGTTGCCACTTCGGTGTATGCACAGTTGCACAAGTTGTCTGCAGAGTTCCCTGCCGGCATGGTCTACAAGCCAAACTGGGACCCAACCGTATTCGTGCGCGAATCGATCCGTGCGGTTGAGCATACATTGATCGAGGCCGTAGTGTTGGTGGTGCTGGTAGTGATTCTGTTCTTGCAGACCTGGCGCGCCTCCATCATTCCGCTCGTTGCGGTGCCAGTCTCGGTGGTGGGCACATTCGCGTTTCTATATCTCTTGGGTTACTCGATTAACACACTGACCTTGTTCGGCCTGGTACTTGCGATCGGCATCGTCGTCGACGACGCCATTGTTGTGGTCGAGAATGTCGAGCGCAATATCCATGAGGGCTTAAGTCCGCGGGACGCTGCCCACCAGGCGATGAAAGAGGTATCAGGTCCCATCGTTGCGATCGCGCTCGTGCTCTGCGCGGTGTTCGTGCCTATGGCCTTCCTTTCCGGCGTCACCGGCCAGTTCTACAGACAGTTCGCGGTAACCATCGCGATCTCGACCGTGATATCTGCGATCAATTCGTTGACGTTGTCGCCAGCGCTCGCAGCAAAGTTACTCAAAGGGCACGATGCGCCCAAAGATGTGCTGGCGCGCGGCATCGAACGCACGTTCGGCTGGCTGTTTCATCCATTCAATCGCTTCTTTGAGCGTAGTTCGGAGAACTATCACGGTACGGTGGGGCGCACTCTACGTCACCGAGGAGTCGTGTTCGCGGTCTATGCGGTTCTGCTCGCCGCGACCGCACTGTTGTTCATCAAAGTGCCGGGAGGATTCATTCCAACCCAGGACAAACTCTATCTTTTCGCCGGGGCCAAGCTGCCTGAAGGCGCTTCGCATGCCCGTACCGGCGCGGTGTCACGCAGACTGATCGACGTGGCACACAGCGTGGATGGTGTCGATATGGTGGTCGACCTCTCAGGCTTTAACGGCTTGCAGCAAATCAATACACCCAATAATACAGTTGCCTACGTTATCCTCAAGCCGTTTGATGAGCGCCGTCGGAGTGCAGCGGAGATCAACACAGAACTTAACGCCAAGTTTGCGAACATCAAGGATGGCTACTCCTACGCGTTGATGCCGCCACCCATTCAAGGTCTCGGCAACGGTTCGGGTTATTCGCTTTATTTGGAAGATCGAGCAGGGCTCGGGTATGGTGCTCTGCAGAATGCATTGAGCGCCTTCCAGGGCGCCGTCGCACAAACACCGGGAATGACCTTTCCCGTCAGTTCCTACCAGGCCAACATCCCACAACTCGAAGTGAAGGTGGATCGGGTTAAGGCTAAGGCGCAGGGGGTTGCGTTATCCGATTTATTTGACACCCTGCAGACCTATCTTGGTTCGGTCTATATCAACGACTTCAATGTATTCGGACGCGTCTACCGGGTCATGGCACAGGCCGATAGTACCCATCGCCAGCGAGTCGAGGACATCGGCAATCTGCGTGTGCGCAATGCGCGCGGTGAAATGGTTCCTATAGGCTCGATCGTGACGGTAGTGCCGAGCTATGGACCTGATCCGGTTATGCGTTATAACGGTTACCCGGCTGCCGATCTTATCGGCGATTCCGATCCCAAAAAGCTCTCATCTGGACAGGTTGTTACAAAACTGACGGAGATCGCCGACAAGGTGCTGCCCCGTGGCATCGTACTCGAGTGGACAGACTTGAGCTATCAGCAGGTGACACAAAGCCACGCAGCCGCTGTCGTATTTCCACTTGCTGTGATGCTGGCCTTCCTTGTGCTTGCCGCTCTTTATGAGAGCTGGACGCTACCGCTGGCGGTAATTTTGATTGTGCCTGTGTGCATGTGCGCGGCACTCCTTGGCGTGTGGCTTACAGGTGGCGACAACAATGTGTTTGTGCAGGTGGGCTTGGTGGTTTTGATGGGCCTGGCTTGCAAGAACGCGATCCTCATCGTCGAGTTCGCTCGAGAGTTGGAGATGCAAGGCAAAAGCATCGTTGAAGCTGCGCTCGAAGCCTGTCGCATGCGCCTGCGTCCTATCGTGATGACCTCGATTGCCTTTATCGCCGGTTCGGTTCCATTGCTTCTGGGGCACGGCGCCGGCAGCGAAGTTCGCGCCGCGACTGGCATCACAGTCTTCTCTGGAATGCTCGGTGTGACGTTATTTGGTCTCTTCCTGACTCCGGTGTTCTATGTTGCTCTGCGTACATGGACGAAGAAAGAGTTTCGCGAAGAATGGGAAGAGGTTCACGAGGAAAAGGAGGAGAGCAATGCTTAA
- a CDS encoding efflux transporter outer membrane subunit, with amino-acid sequence MLNRKSILATVLSLGLTACSVGPRYKQPTLALPQQFTAPDTASVDVSPHADANDPEFWHSFHDPELSSLVQRALTANNDLRAALAHYDSANALLHEAKFDRYPTVTMSTSVGRQKLSAAQALGYPRNSRFFDPEINASWELDLFGRVRHNIEAQRQRTLADASDLAAMQVTVVGDVASTYIDLRGRQELLRVARENVANQQETVRLVDATYSAGRGTQFDTARARALLETTTSRIPELLAAIALDEHRLAVLCGLSPNTLVSELEVARPLPALPERITPGTPADLVRRRPDVSASEERLHAATEQIGIATADLFPRVNFAGLIGLNEIHGDTPFDGVSAVNLAELNIDWSFLDRGRVRARIAASRADGDAQLAQYQQSVLLALEDVENALVSYARSQDRDVQLQLAAEDSKRAADLASVRFKNGATGLLDLLDAQRVELQAADAYAESHSNSALSAVLLYKSLAGGWPQTLPPAARGGRP; translated from the coding sequence ATGCTTAATCGCAAATCAATTCTGGCGACGGTGCTCTCTCTTGGGCTTACCGCATGTTCCGTTGGTCCCCGTTACAAACAGCCAACGCTTGCGCTTCCGCAGCAGTTCACCGCCCCCGATACAGCTTCCGTTGACGTCAGTCCCCATGCGGACGCGAACGATCCGGAGTTCTGGCATAGTTTTCATGACCCAGAACTCAGCTCGCTTGTGCAGCGCGCGCTTACCGCGAATAACGATCTGCGCGCCGCGCTTGCCCATTACGACAGCGCTAATGCCCTATTGCATGAAGCAAAGTTCGATCGTTATCCCACGGTAACGATGAGCACGAGCGTGGGTAGGCAAAAACTCAGTGCAGCCCAGGCGCTCGGCTATCCTCGGAATAGTCGCTTTTTCGACCCAGAGATCAATGCAAGTTGGGAGCTCGATTTGTTTGGTCGCGTTCGTCACAACATAGAGGCACAACGCCAGCGGACTCTTGCGGATGCAAGTGATCTTGCTGCGATGCAGGTTACCGTGGTTGGCGACGTTGCAAGTACTTATATAGACCTCCGTGGACGGCAGGAACTTCTTCGGGTAGCGCGGGAGAATGTTGCGAACCAGCAGGAGACAGTAAGGCTAGTTGACGCGACTTACTCGGCTGGTAGAGGAACACAGTTCGATACGGCGAGAGCACGTGCTCTTCTCGAGACAACTACCTCTCGCATTCCGGAACTGCTCGCTGCGATCGCACTCGATGAACATCGCCTTGCCGTGCTATGCGGGCTTTCCCCAAATACTCTCGTCTCTGAGCTTGAAGTGGCAAGGCCACTACCCGCCCTACCTGAGCGTATCACTCCCGGAACACCAGCTGATCTTGTACGCCGCCGCCCCGACGTAAGCGCGTCGGAGGAACGCCTGCATGCCGCGACGGAACAAATCGGTATTGCCACTGCGGACCTTTTCCCACGTGTCAACTTCGCGGGCCTTATTGGACTGAACGAGATTCATGGGGATACGCCATTTGACGGAGTCAGTGCTGTGAACCTGGCGGAATTGAACATCGATTGGTCCTTTCTTGACCGAGGAAGAGTTCGCGCTCGAATCGCGGCAAGCCGAGCCGATGGCGATGCGCAACTTGCCCAGTATCAGCAATCGGTTCTCTTGGCTCTCGAGGACGTTGAGAACGCTCTTGTGAGCTATGCAAGGTCGCAGGACCGTGACGTTCAACTCCAGCTCGCTGCCGAGGATAGTAAACGTGCAGCCGATCTTGCCAGTGTTCGTTTCAAGAATGGGGCGACCGGCTTACTGGACCTGCTGGACGCGCAGAGAGTTGAACTGCAGGCCGCAGATGCTTATGCGGAAAGCCATTCCAACAGCGCCCTCTCTGCCGTTCTACTGTACAAATCGCTTGCTGGCGGATGGCCGCAAACTCTTCCTCCGGCTGCGAGAGGCGGAAGACCCTGA
- a CDS encoding zinc-binding dehydrogenase: protein MAAITAWVALFKHGNLKPGETVLLQGSGGVSLFALQLAVAHGAHVFVTSRSPGKIARLKQLGAVEVIDTSTNATWDEVVLELTHGRGVDHVLDVIGGEDILP from the coding sequence GTGGCTGCAATTACTGCTTGGGTTGCGTTGTTCAAGCATGGCAATCTGAAGCCGGGAGAGACGGTTCTGCTTCAGGGAAGCGGCGGTGTCTCGCTATTTGCTCTGCAATTGGCGGTGGCACATGGCGCTCACGTGTTCGTAACTTCCAGAAGCCCAGGCAAGATTGCGCGCCTGAAACAATTGGGAGCGGTAGAGGTTATTGATACGAGTACGAACGCAACATGGGATGAGGTTGTACTCGAGCTCACCCATGGACGCGGTGTCGACCACGTCCTCGATGTCATCGGAGGGGAGGACATATTGCCTTGA
- a CDS encoding alcohol dehydrogenase catalytic domain-containing protein produces MKSWQLKKSGNENLHLIESPTPQPQAGQVLVRTKAVSLNYRDKLVIEDKYPVPMLYPLVPGSDLAGEVVAVGSGVSRLKVGDQVISLFRPKWLRGVPSPEAMRENLGGPLPGVLAEYCLAV; encoded by the coding sequence ATGAAGAGCTGGCAGTTGAAGAAAAGCGGAAACGAAAACCTTCACCTTATCGAGAGTCCGACGCCCCAGCCGCAGGCTGGCCAAGTTCTGGTTCGCACCAAGGCCGTATCACTGAACTATCGCGATAAGCTCGTCATTGAAGATAAATATCCAGTGCCCATGTTGTACCCTCTGGTGCCTGGATCGGACCTGGCGGGCGAAGTTGTCGCAGTCGGTTCCGGAGTATCTCGCCTCAAAGTGGGCGACCAGGTAATTTCTCTCTTTAGGCCGAAGTGGCTCCGTGGAGTGCCTTCGCCCGAGGCGATGCGCGAAAACCTCGGTGGCCCACTCCCGGGCGTGCTCGCCGAATATTGTCTTGCTGTCTGA
- a CDS encoding sigma 54-interacting transcriptional regulator: MADARTSTSRPGQTPKSPTPVETLSSEAVLDALRMIFLDASLDEVLTSIIRLIEAHSNGILCSIFLLSEDGVHLKCAAAPSLPEAYRDAIDRLDIGPTVASCGTTDYLRQPVFVSDIASDPKWANLKGLALPNGVHAAWSSPIMSHSGKVLGRFNMHYGEVRHPGHSAIQLIDCASRVAGIAIESKRTHVALQNALVEIKSSENGLQMAIDTIPALAWSARLDGSAEFFNQHYLHYVGLPAEQVTNWGWTVAVHPDDLNSLAGSWQSIMASGKQGESEARLRRFDGEYRWFLLRANPLRDEFGNVVKWFGINTDIEDRKRAEETLRRSEHDLLEAQRISHTGSWRYQVRSRRVTVSPEIFRIFDVKPDEDISAPDFWLSKSHPEDKERIQEFVERCETEKKDYEADYRIVLSDGAIKHLHAVGHPILNELGDVVELIGTTVDITEHKEAEEKLRQSEREARQLLDLAPIHFSEIGPDGIPLYNNQAALAYHGITLEEWKSTSHRWWSVPSEQNMRVHRQDAERFLSEVPNKFLAGSPFELEVRLRRKDGQYRWFHFRINPMRNEQGRITRWYSVGTDIDDRKKAEERTRNENLALREQIDRDSMFEDIVGSSETLGKVLGQVTKLAACDSTVLILGETGTGKELIARAIHKRSNRAKRAFIGVNCAAIPPSLVASELFGFEEGAFTGATQRHVGRFESANGGTIFLDEVGDLPQEVQIALLRVLQEREIERVGNNKPTPVDVRVLSATHRDLDALVAKGKFRQDLLYRLNVVPIEMPSLRERVADIPLLVEYFIDRFGKKMGKKFRTIDKQTLTLLQAYGWPGNVRELQNVIERAIILSDSDTFSVDETWFKREPTSRVAGPTVALGDALLSQEKEMIEGALAESRGPANPPAFSSTDGNSSKFRTSGNSKSHSFSES, encoded by the coding sequence ATGGCGGACGCCCGAACGTCGACATCCCGACCGGGCCAGACGCCCAAATCGCCCACTCCCGTGGAAACACTGTCCAGTGAGGCGGTGCTCGATGCACTGAGGATGATCTTCCTCGATGCGTCCCTGGACGAAGTTCTGACGAGTATCATCCGCCTGATCGAAGCACACAGTAACGGAATATTGTGCTCGATTTTCCTTCTCTCGGAGGATGGTGTGCACCTGAAATGTGCCGCCGCCCCAAGCCTGCCCGAGGCATACCGCGATGCGATCGATCGATTGGACATCGGTCCTACTGTCGCGTCGTGCGGCACGACCGATTACCTTAGACAGCCGGTCTTCGTTTCTGACATCGCTTCTGACCCAAAGTGGGCCAACTTAAAGGGCCTTGCTCTACCGAATGGCGTGCATGCCGCCTGGTCGAGCCCCATCATGTCGCACAGCGGCAAAGTCCTGGGGAGATTTAACATGCATTATGGCGAAGTTCGGCATCCGGGGCATAGCGCAATCCAGTTGATCGATTGCGCGAGCCGCGTTGCCGGAATCGCTATCGAGTCCAAACGAACACACGTTGCTCTTCAAAACGCCCTCGTCGAAATCAAGAGCAGCGAAAACGGACTTCAAATGGCAATCGATACGATTCCAGCCCTAGCCTGGTCCGCTCGCCTGGACGGCTCGGCGGAATTCTTCAACCAGCATTACCTCCATTATGTGGGTCTCCCCGCGGAACAGGTGACAAATTGGGGTTGGACTGTTGCGGTTCATCCGGACGACCTTAACAGCCTGGCTGGGTCGTGGCAATCCATTATGGCTTCTGGTAAGCAAGGCGAGAGCGAAGCGCGCCTGCGCCGCTTCGACGGCGAATATCGATGGTTCTTGCTTCGTGCTAACCCGTTACGCGATGAATTCGGAAACGTCGTCAAGTGGTTCGGGATAAACACTGACATCGAGGACCGGAAACGCGCAGAAGAAACCCTGCGGCGGAGCGAACATGATCTGCTTGAGGCACAGAGGATAAGCCACACAGGTAGTTGGAGATACCAAGTTAGATCGCGGAGAGTCACAGTCTCTCCGGAAATCTTTCGAATATTCGATGTCAAGCCGGATGAGGACATCTCGGCTCCTGATTTTTGGCTAAGCAAGAGTCATCCCGAGGACAAGGAGCGCATTCAAGAGTTCGTTGAAAGATGCGAAACCGAGAAAAAAGATTATGAGGCGGACTACCGCATTGTTCTTTCCGATGGAGCGATCAAGCATCTCCATGCTGTAGGCCATCCAATCTTGAACGAGTTGGGCGACGTCGTGGAGCTTATCGGGACTACTGTCGATATCACCGAGCACAAGGAGGCGGAAGAGAAACTCCGACAAAGCGAACGGGAAGCGCGACAACTCCTCGACCTCGCTCCGATACACTTCTCCGAAATTGGGCCTGATGGAATTCCTCTCTATAACAACCAGGCCGCGCTCGCATATCACGGGATTACCCTTGAGGAGTGGAAGAGTACTAGTCATCGGTGGTGGTCGGTCCCGTCGGAGCAGAATATGCGGGTTCACCGACAGGACGCGGAACGCTTTTTGAGCGAAGTCCCAAACAAATTCTTGGCTGGATCCCCGTTCGAACTCGAAGTTCGGCTAAGAAGAAAGGACGGACAGTATCGCTGGTTTCATTTTCGTATTAATCCAATGCGGAATGAACAAGGGCGCATCACACGGTGGTATTCCGTGGGAACCGATATTGATGATCGTAAAAAAGCCGAGGAGAGGACACGCAACGAAAACCTGGCGTTGCGGGAGCAGATCGATCGTGACTCGATGTTTGAGGACATCGTCGGTTCGTCTGAAACCCTGGGTAAGGTGCTCGGCCAGGTGACCAAGCTGGCAGCTTGCGATTCCACGGTTCTAATCTTAGGCGAAACCGGCACGGGAAAGGAGTTGATTGCGCGCGCTATCCACAAGCGATCCAACCGGGCGAAACGAGCATTTATTGGTGTGAATTGCGCGGCAATCCCACCATCATTGGTTGCTTCAGAGCTCTTCGGTTTCGAGGAGGGCGCCTTCACAGGTGCGACACAAAGGCACGTGGGGCGTTTTGAGTCGGCGAATGGTGGGACGATTTTCCTGGATGAAGTCGGCGACCTACCACAAGAAGTCCAAATCGCACTATTGCGGGTGCTGCAAGAGCGTGAAATCGAACGCGTCGGCAACAACAAGCCAACTCCGGTTGACGTGAGAGTGCTGAGCGCCACCCACCGCGATTTAGACGCGCTCGTGGCCAAAGGCAAGTTTCGCCAAGATCTTCTGTACAGGCTGAATGTCGTGCCTATTGAGATGCCTTCGTTGCGTGAACGTGTGGCTGACATTCCCTTGCTTGTCGAGTACTTCATTGATCGCTTTGGGAAAAAAATGGGAAAGAAGTTCAGAACAATCGATAAACAAACCCTTACATTGCTTCAAGCTTACGGCTGGCCGGGCAACGTTCGGGAGCTACAAAATGTAATTGAGCGAGCCATTATCCTGAGCGACAGTGATACTTTTTCTGTGGATGAGACATGGTTCAAACGCGAACCCACAAGCCGCGTTGCCGGTCCCACAGTCGCACTGGGGGACGCCCTTCTTAGCCAGGAAAAGGAAATGATTGAAGGCGCGCTCGCAGAAAGCCGCGGCCCTGCTAATCCACCCGCATTTTCCTCAACAGACGGCAATTCCTCAAAATTCAGGACCAGCGGCAACTCGAAGTCGCATTCTTTCAGCGAATCGTGA